In Longimicrobium sp., the following are encoded in one genomic region:
- a CDS encoding type IV secretory system conjugative DNA transfer family protein, with product MSVSPDTLRFRKTRQGAPVHPYTVAALVAASALAGFAAATQYAADRLGYHPNLGPALYPRDAYPPALCVALGLAALLIGAACWRVPHARHAAPLLGLVALAAFAAARGPFYPPSRVVQWRVAFHGATAHDAAQWAPLQAIFDGAVPVGMAAFLAALCTGGYLCLGGSVKHASNAHGTAAFGTGKELLLSPEEGLRWEKRQRAGKKGMPGVMIGRLPPSTASSWPRRSRPGHLLWYRGPSHILTMAPTRSGKGVGAVVPSLLWYPGSVVCMDIKGENFHVTHKQRLFAGGEVYVLDPFRVTGYEHALHAYANPLDTIDTHGSRKDRALDDCKTLAEMLVEEDGKENRHFSDEGRSLLACFMLYVCDEFNGRREERTLMKVRELLTLPAEEFNKLLKQMGNSDNELVRRGVARLQQKEERERTGVISTAQRGIDFLDSIPMANVLVPPPGSDLEAENPEKRPRQVDLSLIKGDVPMTIYLVIPPEALKTHAAWVRMMIACINNMITRIPGRPTHRILMLLDEFAQLGHIRPVVEGISLVGGYGVLFWVIIQDLAQLKGLYRDNWETIFANCDVKQCFGTNDWTTADLLSRMTGETTLFTEGGSSGKGRSYGKSSGHSTNYGESVSEKGRRLLMADEVLRLPPSKQLLFVKGSSPLLVDKINYLTDPEFRGADGKPLFKQNPMYA from the coding sequence ATGTCCGTCTCCCCCGACACGCTGCGCTTCCGGAAGACGCGGCAGGGCGCCCCGGTCCACCCCTACACGGTGGCAGCGCTCGTCGCCGCCTCCGCCCTCGCGGGCTTCGCCGCCGCCACGCAGTACGCCGCCGACCGTCTGGGCTATCACCCCAACCTCGGCCCCGCGCTCTATCCCCGCGACGCCTACCCGCCTGCGCTCTGCGTGGCCCTGGGCCTGGCCGCGCTCCTGATCGGCGCGGCCTGCTGGCGGGTTCCACACGCACGCCACGCCGCCCCCCTGCTGGGGCTTGTCGCGCTGGCGGCGTTCGCGGCCGCGCGCGGGCCCTTCTACCCCCCCAGCCGCGTCGTCCAGTGGAGGGTCGCGTTCCACGGCGCGACGGCACACGACGCCGCCCAGTGGGCGCCCCTGCAGGCGATCTTCGACGGCGCGGTCCCGGTGGGGATGGCCGCCTTCCTCGCCGCGCTCTGCACCGGCGGCTACCTCTGCCTCGGCGGCTCCGTCAAGCACGCCTCGAACGCGCACGGCACCGCCGCGTTCGGCACCGGGAAGGAGCTCCTCCTTTCGCCGGAGGAGGGGCTGCGGTGGGAGAAGCGGCAACGTGCCGGGAAGAAGGGCATGCCCGGTGTCATGATCGGCCGGCTCCCACCCTCCACCGCGTCCTCGTGGCCGCGGCGCTCCCGGCCGGGGCATCTGCTCTGGTACCGCGGTCCAAGCCACATCCTCACCATGGCGCCCACCCGCTCCGGGAAGGGCGTCGGCGCGGTCGTTCCCTCGCTCCTGTGGTACCCGGGCTCCGTGGTGTGCATGGACATTAAGGGGGAGAACTTCCACGTCACGCACAAGCAGCGGCTCTTCGCGGGCGGCGAGGTCTACGTCCTCGATCCGTTCCGCGTCACGGGGTACGAGCACGCTCTCCACGCCTACGCGAACCCGCTCGATACCATCGACACACACGGCTCGCGGAAGGACCGCGCGCTGGACGACTGCAAGACGCTGGCGGAGATGCTGGTGGAGGAGGACGGGAAGGAGAACCGGCACTTCTCGGACGAGGGCCGCTCGCTCCTCGCCTGCTTCATGTTGTACGTCTGCGACGAGTTCAACGGCCGGCGCGAGGAGCGCACCCTCATGAAGGTGCGCGAGCTCCTCACCCTCCCGGCGGAGGAGTTCAACAAGCTCCTGAAGCAGATGGGAAACAGCGACAACGAGCTGGTCCGCCGGGGCGTCGCGCGGCTGCAGCAGAAGGAGGAGCGCGAGCGCACGGGCGTGATCAGCACCGCCCAGCGCGGGATCGACTTCCTGGATTCGATCCCGATGGCCAACGTGCTGGTGCCTCCGCCCGGCTCCGACCTGGAGGCGGAGAACCCCGAGAAACGCCCGCGGCAGGTGGACCTCTCGCTCATCAAGGGCGACGTCCCGATGACTATCTACCTCGTCATCCCGCCGGAGGCGCTGAAGACGCACGCGGCCTGGGTCCGGATGATGATCGCGTGCATCAACAACATGATCACGCGCATCCCGGGCCGGCCGACGCACCGGATTCTGATGCTGCTGGACGAGTTCGCGCAGCTCGGGCACATCCGGCCGGTGGTCGAGGGGATCAGCTTGGTAGGCGGCTACGGCGTGCTCTTCTGGGTCATCATCCAGGACTTGGCGCAGCTGAAAGGGCTCTACAGAGACAACTGGGAGACGATCTTCGCGAACTGCGACGTCAAGCAGTGCTTCGGCACGAACGACTGGACTACCGCCGATCTGCTGTCGAGGATGACGGGTGAGACCACGCTGTTCACCGAAGGTGGATCTTCCGGCAAGGGCCGGAGCTATGGGAAGAGCAGCGGGCACTCAACGAACTACGGCGAGTCGGTCTCGGAAAAAGGGAGACGGCTCCTCATGGCCGACGAGGTGCTGCGGCTGCCGCCTTCCAAGCAGCTGCTCTTCGTGAAGGGGAGCTCGCCGCTGCTGGTGGACAAGATCAACTACCTCACCGACCCGGAGTTCCGTGGGGCGGACGGCAAGCCGCTGTTCAAGCAGAATCCGATGTACGCGTGA
- a CDS encoding TrbI/VirB10 family protein — protein sequence MTDPTGAADPAFVGSEDSANLRRAVTAADAAPTPGPATQPPASAPEAEPVEEGPRRTLLVVLAAVAGAILLWMLFRSVPEERAASSQQDRESAGAASAVEGMANEADPSWMQAADTARRIAGAPGTVVPPVYGPAGSGARGYDQAGVQPDSGATADSTAVARGETAAAPAENPRREAFLAALRSKPLQGGASFAPDRGQAAEAGGEDELPEPPTLAEMEAAAQAEAERRSVPPAASGGFSVGGGPPAAATPPFVDYGSAPAGRSSRSSYVTGGSGGGPRAAAPQQLAPRGAAAGSVVVPVGTIIEGQLHTRVNSDLPGSVVGMVTRNVYDATQRVVVIPRYSWLFGTYESDVATGQARLVVQWTAIRFPNGDTYELPALRAGERTGASGLPGRVNNHYGRIFGQALLSSVIAAGFDLGRSDRGEDERRSARDVLADATAQQLGQTAAEVTRRNLDIKPTWTSRGQVTPFSIILDRDLVFTQPSRR from the coding sequence ATGACCGACCCCACCGGCGCAGCCGATCCGGCGTTCGTCGGAAGCGAGGACTCCGCCAACCTCCGGCGCGCGGTGACTGCCGCCGACGCCGCTCCCACCCCCGGACCCGCGACCCAGCCGCCCGCCTCCGCTCCTGAAGCGGAGCCCGTTGAAGAGGGCCCGCGCCGCACGCTCTTGGTCGTGCTCGCGGCCGTGGCGGGTGCGATCCTCCTGTGGATGCTCTTCCGGTCGGTCCCGGAAGAGAGGGCCGCTTCCTCCCAGCAGGACCGGGAGAGCGCCGGGGCGGCCTCCGCGGTCGAGGGGATGGCCAACGAGGCGGACCCGAGCTGGATGCAGGCTGCCGACACCGCGCGCCGGATCGCCGGCGCGCCCGGCACGGTGGTACCCCCGGTCTACGGTCCGGCGGGGAGCGGAGCGCGGGGCTACGACCAGGCCGGCGTGCAGCCGGACAGCGGCGCGACCGCCGACTCCACGGCGGTTGCGCGCGGGGAGACTGCTGCGGCGCCCGCCGAGAACCCGCGCCGCGAGGCGTTCCTCGCCGCGCTCCGCTCCAAGCCGCTGCAGGGCGGCGCGTCGTTCGCGCCCGACCGGGGCCAGGCGGCCGAGGCGGGCGGCGAGGACGAGCTCCCGGAGCCGCCGACGCTCGCGGAGATGGAAGCCGCGGCGCAGGCGGAAGCGGAGCGCCGCTCCGTCCCACCGGCGGCGAGCGGCGGCTTCTCCGTCGGTGGGGGCCCCCCGGCCGCCGCGACCCCGCCGTTCGTGGACTACGGGAGCGCGCCGGCCGGCCGGTCCTCCCGCTCGTCGTACGTGACCGGTGGCTCCGGCGGCGGCCCGCGCGCGGCGGCCCCGCAGCAGCTCGCGCCGCGAGGCGCCGCGGCGGGGAGCGTGGTGGTGCCGGTCGGGACCATCATCGAGGGCCAGCTCCACACCAGGGTCAACTCGGACCTCCCCGGGAGCGTGGTCGGGATGGTGACCCGCAACGTCTACGACGCCACCCAGCGCGTGGTGGTGATCCCCCGCTACAGCTGGCTCTTCGGCACGTACGAGAGCGACGTGGCCACCGGCCAGGCGCGGCTGGTCGTGCAGTGGACGGCGATCCGCTTCCCGAACGGCGACACCTACGAGCTCCCCGCGCTGCGGGCGGGGGAGCGCACCGGGGCGAGTGGGCTTCCCGGCCGGGTGAACAACCATTACGGCAGGATCTTCGGCCAGGCGCTCCTCTCGTCGGTGATCGCCGCCGGGTTCGACCTGGGGCGCAGCGACCGGGGTGAGGACGAGCGCCGTTCCGCGCGCGACGTGCTCGCCGACGCCACCGCGCAGCAGCTCGGCCAGACCGCCGCGGAGGTGACCCGCCGGAACCTTGACATCAAGCCGACCTGGACCAGCCGGGGCCAGGTGACGCCGTTCTCGATCATCCTCGACCGCGACCTCGTCTTCACGCAGCCGTCCCGCCGCTAA
- a CDS encoding TrbG/VirB9 family P-type conjugative transfer protein: MTSFLRAAALAAAFALPAPLAAQPGPQAGPPAGSHATAPARPVQEDAAVIAATREYQRSGHARVLQTGAYLVYPFGQTQPRLTCAPLRACNIQMEEGERPPAGVSEFKPYVGDSERWFVGTTPGPRNTTLVVVQPSDCNLTTNLTIPTDRRLYQLTLDSPPCTARDTAGQNPDLPYNRIVRFYYPEELLQRLAADEEEQARAVQAEQERQVAVAAAPFDPTSLDFGYFMCRDRGYPWRPDQVFADAEHTYIKLPEAAQQAETPALFEVGPGGELVLVNYAVRAGFYVVDRVLQRGVLVVGTGREGQEQRLLITRNRKDCPR; encoded by the coding sequence ATGACGAGTTTCCTCCGGGCCGCCGCGCTGGCGGCGGCCTTCGCCCTTCCCGCGCCCCTGGCGGCGCAGCCCGGCCCGCAGGCCGGACCGCCGGCCGGCTCCCACGCGACCGCGCCGGCGCGCCCGGTCCAGGAAGACGCGGCGGTGATCGCCGCCACGCGCGAGTACCAGCGGAGCGGCCACGCGCGGGTGCTGCAGACCGGGGCGTACCTGGTCTATCCCTTCGGCCAGACGCAGCCCCGGCTCACCTGCGCTCCGCTGCGGGCCTGCAACATCCAGATGGAGGAAGGCGAGCGCCCGCCGGCCGGCGTCTCGGAGTTCAAGCCCTACGTGGGCGACTCCGAGCGCTGGTTCGTGGGCACCACGCCAGGGCCGCGCAACACCACGCTCGTGGTCGTGCAGCCCAGCGACTGCAACCTGACCACCAACCTCACCATCCCCACCGACCGGCGGCTCTACCAGCTCACGCTCGACTCGCCGCCCTGCACGGCGCGCGACACGGCGGGGCAGAACCCGGACCTCCCCTACAACCGGATCGTCCGCTTCTACTACCCCGAGGAACTGCTCCAGCGGCTCGCGGCGGACGAGGAGGAGCAGGCGCGCGCGGTCCAAGCCGAGCAGGAGCGGCAGGTCGCCGTGGCCGCCGCGCCGTTCGATCCCACCTCCCTCGACTTCGGCTACTTCATGTGCCGGGACCGCGGCTACCCGTGGCGTCCCGACCAGGTCTTCGCCGACGCGGAGCACACCTACATCAAGCTCCCCGAGGCGGCGCAGCAGGCGGAGACGCCCGCGCTGTTCGAGGTGGGGCCGGGCGGCGAGCTGGTCCTGGTCAACTACGCGGTGCGCGCCGGGTTCTACGTGGTCGACCGGGTCCTCCAGCGCGGCGTGCTGGTGGTCGGGACGGGGCGTGAGGGGCAGGAGCAGCGACTGCTCATCACCCGCAACCGGAAGGACTGCCCCCGATGA
- a CDS encoding type IV secretion system protein — protein MRLAQLARALDQSSLKNYLSGAGNIVLAAGLVMIALRGGVRPIFIPYDQFGRVIHYDDLSRFKDPPRAIVESELGRWLVNVRGIYYGDPVAQLDRARAAKRLLSPEADQWLDRYFSAPSRNPALLLRDLSRTVELVSISRDVDRPVWYLQWRELDVSPHGGYAESVWQGTLKVDFVPGGTEEAVWANPAGIRITSIEWNRVRERASAAPAPGPPPTAAAPADSQPVTPPAHAPSR, from the coding sequence ATGCGCCTCGCGCAGCTCGCGCGGGCGCTGGACCAGTCGAGCCTGAAGAACTACCTGTCCGGGGCCGGAAACATCGTCCTGGCGGCCGGGCTGGTCATGATCGCGCTGCGCGGCGGCGTGCGGCCGATCTTCATCCCCTACGACCAGTTCGGCCGCGTCATCCACTACGACGACCTGAGCCGGTTCAAGGACCCGCCCCGCGCCATCGTCGAGTCGGAGCTGGGGCGCTGGCTGGTGAACGTCCGCGGGATCTACTACGGCGATCCCGTCGCCCAGCTGGACCGCGCCCGCGCGGCCAAGCGGCTGCTGTCGCCGGAGGCCGACCAATGGCTGGACCGGTACTTCTCGGCTCCCTCCCGCAACCCCGCGCTCCTGCTGCGGGACCTGTCGCGTACGGTGGAGCTGGTGAGCATCTCCAGGGACGTGGACCGGCCAGTGTGGTACCTGCAGTGGCGCGAGCTCGACGTCTCCCCGCACGGTGGGTACGCCGAGTCGGTCTGGCAGGGAACGCTGAAGGTGGATTTCGTGCCGGGTGGGACGGAGGAGGCGGTGTGGGCGAACCCCGCCGGGATCCGGATCACCTCCATCGAGTGGAACCGCGTCCGCGAGCGTGCTTCCGCGGCGCCGGCGCCGGGTCCCCCGCCGACGGCCGCCGCTCCGGCTGACTCACAGCCCGTCACCCCGCCAGCGCACGCGCCTTCCCGCTGA
- a CDS encoding type IV secretion system protein: MRARSRAAVAAVRRWLRAHPCLAGALAALGLALTLHALLATDLAAQAPRVRETDLEAIFRSRQQEWLANAQNLLLGLFGGLLVLEISYSSLKWQKERVGIDHILYSLVWKIGAVAVLMFFFRYPHLTTERVIDSFAHLGGMIAGRSGMALTPTEIVTQGSEIAQRLVDQLGAEQGMPLEPPEEQGLLTRFSNWVKGVYNAFGIGLVNAMFSMLYSAAVVLLVAIVVVVAYFIIALQLLLVKLESILVLNTAIVFVPFGSFSLTAGLAKAYFRYALEVAVRFFFLQVIAGVGYDLFETLYQIARGLLKYDASRGEMHWVLNPPFLDWQVAVALTFAAVAFAYLAWKIPGSVGRRFPSEVHFGPSDGGRGN; the protein is encoded by the coding sequence ATGCGCGCGCGATCCCGCGCAGCCGTCGCCGCCGTCCGCCGCTGGCTGCGGGCGCACCCGTGCCTCGCCGGTGCGCTCGCGGCCCTGGGGCTCGCGCTCACGCTGCACGCGCTGCTGGCCACCGACCTCGCGGCGCAGGCTCCCCGTGTCCGGGAGACCGACCTGGAGGCGATCTTCCGCAGCCGCCAGCAGGAGTGGCTTGCGAACGCGCAGAACCTTCTGCTGGGCCTCTTCGGCGGGCTCCTGGTGCTCGAGATCTCCTACTCCAGCCTCAAGTGGCAGAAGGAACGGGTCGGGATCGACCACATCCTCTACTCGCTGGTGTGGAAGATCGGCGCGGTCGCGGTGCTGATGTTCTTCTTCCGCTACCCGCACCTCACCACCGAGCGGGTGATCGACTCGTTCGCGCATCTGGGCGGGATGATCGCCGGCCGGTCAGGGATGGCGCTCACGCCGACCGAGATCGTGACGCAGGGCAGTGAGATCGCCCAGCGGCTGGTGGACCAGCTCGGCGCCGAGCAGGGGATGCCGCTCGAGCCGCCCGAGGAGCAGGGGCTGCTCACGCGCTTCTCGAACTGGGTCAAAGGGGTCTACAACGCGTTCGGGATCGGGCTGGTGAACGCGATGTTCTCCATGCTCTACTCGGCCGCCGTGGTGCTCCTGGTCGCGATCGTGGTGGTGGTCGCCTACTTCATCATCGCACTGCAACTGCTGCTGGTGAAGCTGGAAAGCATCCTGGTCCTCAACACCGCGATCGTGTTCGTTCCCTTCGGCTCGTTCAGCCTCACCGCGGGGCTGGCCAAGGCCTACTTCCGCTACGCGCTCGAGGTCGCCGTCCGCTTCTTCTTCCTCCAGGTGATCGCGGGCGTCGGCTACGACCTGTTCGAGACCCTGTACCAGATCGCGCGGGGGCTGCTGAAGTACGACGCCTCCCGCGGCGAGATGCACTGGGTGCTCAACCCGCCGTTCCTGGACTGGCAGGTCGCGGTGGCGCTCACCTTCGCGGCGGTCGCCTTCGCCTACCTCGCGTGGAAGATCCCCGGCTCGGTCGGCCGGCGCTTCCCCTCCGAGGTCCACTTCGGTCCCTCCGACGGCGGCCGGGGTAACTAG
- a CDS encoding type IV secretion system protein, protein MRPSSPRLRRGAAAVLLASLAVAAVPRPAHAIFGIGDVVYDPANHANAVLRYGQLILQANQMGRQLVVATRQANHVIQQARGFHIGRLRIPSLGEVLDRIDGRYGSGESIGYGNSHLDRLFRSTFPELAEWNHRAAGQQARAAREAAYNVLLSARDHHLEIGRSQRRLDQLKLDLASAATEREVAQIQNRIAAEQLDQQLMQRNLEMGTANMQAVDVALRADQAAREAMEDTARAVYDAYRQDVHEAARRRVLARQDSIERARSARQRTLPQQ, encoded by the coding sequence ATGAGACCCTCGTCTCCCCGACTGCGCCGCGGCGCCGCGGCCGTCCTCCTCGCCTCGCTCGCGGTGGCCGCCGTGCCGCGCCCGGCGCACGCGATCTTCGGGATCGGCGACGTCGTGTACGACCCCGCGAACCACGCCAACGCGGTGCTGCGCTACGGGCAGCTCATCCTGCAGGCGAACCAGATGGGCCGCCAGCTCGTGGTGGCGACCCGCCAGGCCAACCACGTGATCCAGCAGGCGCGCGGCTTCCACATCGGGCGCCTGCGCATCCCCTCGCTCGGGGAGGTGCTGGACCGGATCGACGGGCGCTACGGGTCGGGGGAGAGCATCGGCTACGGGAACAGCCACCTCGACCGGCTCTTCCGGAGCACCTTCCCGGAGCTGGCGGAGTGGAACCACCGCGCCGCCGGGCAGCAGGCCCGCGCCGCGCGCGAGGCCGCCTACAACGTGCTCCTGAGCGCGCGCGACCACCACCTGGAGATCGGCCGCTCGCAGCGCCGGCTGGACCAGCTGAAGCTGGACCTGGCGAGCGCGGCGACGGAGCGGGAGGTGGCGCAGATCCAGAACCGGATCGCCGCCGAGCAGCTCGACCAGCAGCTCATGCAGCGCAACCTGGAGATGGGCACGGCAAACATGCAGGCCGTGGACGTCGCGCTGCGCGCCGACCAGGCGGCGCGGGAGGCGATGGAGGACACCGCCCGCGCGGTCTACGACGCGTACCGGCAGGACGTGCACGAGGCGGCCCGGCGCCGGGTCCTCGCGCGCCAGGACAGCATCGAGCGCGCGCGCAGCGCCCGGCAGCGCACCCTGCCGCAGCAGTAG
- a CDS encoding ATPase, T2SS/T4P/T4SS family, producing the protein MLDRPALAEAGVGEYEERDALEYEYAVQMQRILGADVMGVFDLHATSEVYVNPDGRVWSVAHGRGHAPTGLRLRASQVEAFLNVAAARLKETITPISPRLQGELPRPIFGGARLQGLIPPVTTGPMFKMRKRPNKIVPLEDYLAQGVMTRAQYDAIRWGISQDFGIAIAGPASSGKTYLLNSMLREQARTMDSPNDPVFVVEDTVEVLSEAPNTVSLRTTPECDFDILLYVSLRITPKYLHVGECRRYAFQMLDMWATGHPGFCTVHAKSAEGALQRLGYLARRDTGRNEGWLVAHAVQLVVVIKPTPNGRRVTEVAQCTGYRRGRYLLTSL; encoded by the coding sequence GTGCTGGACCGACCCGCCCTCGCCGAGGCCGGCGTGGGGGAGTACGAGGAGCGCGACGCGCTGGAGTACGAGTACGCGGTGCAGATGCAGCGCATCCTCGGCGCCGACGTGATGGGCGTCTTCGACCTCCACGCCACCTCCGAGGTCTACGTGAACCCCGACGGGCGCGTCTGGTCGGTGGCGCACGGGCGGGGGCACGCGCCCACGGGCCTGCGGCTGCGCGCGTCGCAGGTCGAGGCCTTCCTGAACGTGGCCGCGGCGCGGCTGAAGGAGACGATCACGCCGATCTCCCCGCGGCTGCAGGGTGAGCTCCCGCGCCCGATCTTCGGCGGCGCCCGCCTCCAGGGCTTGATCCCGCCGGTCACGACCGGACCAATGTTCAAGATGCGCAAGCGCCCGAACAAGATCGTGCCTCTGGAGGACTACCTCGCGCAGGGTGTGATGACGCGGGCCCAATACGATGCGATCCGGTGGGGAATTTCGCAGGACTTCGGGATCGCGATCGCCGGACCGGCCAGCTCGGGCAAGACGTACCTTCTGAACTCCATGCTGCGCGAACAGGCGCGCACGATGGATTCTCCCAACGATCCCGTCTTCGTGGTGGAGGACACCGTCGAGGTGCTGAGCGAGGCGCCAAACACCGTGTCCCTGCGCACCACGCCGGAGTGCGACTTCGACATCCTGCTTTACGTCTCGCTTCGCATTACTCCGAAGTATCTCCACGTGGGCGAGTGCCGACGCTACGCATTCCAGATGCTGGACATGTGGGCCACGGGGCACCCGGGGTTCTGCACCGTCCACGCGAAGTCGGCCGAGGGGGCGCTTCAGCGGCTGGGCTATCTCGCGCGCCGCGACACCGGGCGCAACGAGGGGTGGCTGGTGGCCCACGCCGTCCAGCTCGTGGTCGTGATCAAGCCCACACCCAACGGCCGCCGCGTGACCGAGGTGGCCCAGTGCACCGGGTACCGGAGAGGCCGGTACCTGCTGACGAGCCTCTGA